A segment of the Streptomyces sp. L2 genome:
GCCGGACACCGGCCGGCCGGCAGCGCCCAGAGCCCGCGACGACCTCCCGGACGCGGGCTGACCCCGGACCGGCCGCAGGCTCGCCCCGTCCCGGCCCGCGCACCGTGTCCGGCGTGCGAGACGGACCCGGCGGCGTGCGGCCGCGATGACCAGGCAGGGCGGCGGAGGCAATAGGGTGGAGGTCGCTCAAGCTTCCGCCCTTCCGAGGAGTCAACGCCGTGTCGGACCCGATGCGCCCGCCCGTCTCCCCCCAGCACCCCCAGGCGGCGTCGCTGCGCTCCGACCCCTCCCGGTCCCGCGCCTCCCTGCGGACCGCCGTGGTGTGGGAGGTCCTCCAGGACGCGCTCGACCGCCGGGTCAAGTCCACCGGACGGGAGTCGCTGGACGTACTCGACACCGGGGGCGGCAGCGGCAACTTCGCCGTGCCCGTCGCCCGCCTCGGCCACCGCGTCACCGTCGTCGACCCCAGCCCCAACGCGCTGTTCGCGCTGGAGCGCCGGGCCGCCGAGGCCGGCGTCGCCGACCGGGTCAAGGGCGTGCAGGGCGATGCGCACGGCCTGTTCGACGTGGTGGAGCGCGGCGGCTACGACGTGGTGCTGTTCCACGGCGTCCTGGAGTACGTCGACGATCCGGCCGAGGGCATCCGCAACGCGGTCGCCGCGCTGCGCGAGGAGGGCGTCCTCAGCCTGCTCGCCGCGGGCCTCGGCGGCGCCGTGCTCGCCCGCGCCCTCGCCGGTCACTTCACCGAGGCCAAGCAGGCCCTGCACGACCCCGAGGGCCGCTGGGGCTCCGGCGACCCGATGCCCCGCCGCTTCACCGCCGACCAGCTCATCGCGCTCGTCGAGGGCGCCGGGCTCACGGTCGGCGCTGTGCACGGCGTGCGGGTCTTCGCCGACCTGGTGCCCGGCGTCCTCGTGGACACCGAGCCGAGCGCCCTGGAAGCCCTGTTGAAGCTGGAGGCCGCCGCGGCCGCGCTGCCCGCGTTCCAGTCCGTGGCCACGCAGCTCCACGTACTCGGTGAGACCGGCGGCGGCGCGTAGACCTGACCCGCCGCTGATCAGCGGCGGGACGGCGGATGGAGTACACCACAAGCCGCCCGAACGAGGGGTTTGCGCCGTATGATCGAGGTGAACCGCCCGGCATGACGGGTCGGCCGCCGGGGAATGGAAGCCTCAGCGAGCCGGGACGTGATGGCGGGCCCCGGTTGGCCGATTGGCGTAGAGGGGCGGGTTTCACGGGGTCGATTCCCTGCCTATCCTGAAGGGACCCCCCGGGTCGCCCCGGCGACTGCACGACGAGGAGGACTCCGTGCCGCTCTCTGACCACGAGCAGCGAATGCTTGAGCAGATGGAGCGAGCGCTGTACGCCGAAGACCCCAAGTTCGCGACAGCGCTTGAGGGAAACGGGCTGCGAACGTACACCCGGCGTCGGGTCTACCAGGCGGTCGCGGGCTTCCTCGTGGGTATCGCGCTCCTCATGGCCGGAATGGTCGCACAGCAGATCTGGATCAGTGTGGTCGGCTTCCTGGTGATGCTGGGCTGCGCCGTCCTCGCCGTCACCGGCTGGCGCAAGGCGCCCAAGCCCGGTGAACAGCCGGCGGCGGGTGCCCCGCGCCGCCAGGTGCGGCCCAAGCGCTCGATGATGGACCGGATCGAGGAGCGCTGGCAGCGCCGCCGCGACGAACAACAGGGCCGCTAGCGACCCGCTCCCGACATCCGTGAGGGGTGCCCACCACCAGGTGGGCACCCCTCACGCGTGTCCTGCCACCGCCACGGGCCCCTCCCCGAGGGGAGAGGGCCCGTGGCTCAGCCCTGCCGGCCCGGCTTCAGCCCTGCTGGCCCGACGGCCTCCGCAGGCTCGGCCGGGTCGCCGTCACCCGGGCCCTGACACCGGCCCAGCGGGCCGATGCCGCCCACAGCAGCCGCACCGCCGAACGCGGTGCGAACCGTGCCCGCAGCCGGCCGCGGCGGCCCAGGCCCGCGTTCAGCGCGGTGACCGCCCGGCGCACATCCTCCGCGAGCCCGGCGACCGCCCCCGGCCGGGGGGCGTACAGCACCCGCTCCACCGCGTCCGCCACCCGGTGCACCGCGGCCCCGGCCGCCGGATCGAGGCGGCCCAGCCGGACGATCCGGGCGGCCGTCCCGCGCGGCGTCTGCGACTCGTCCGGCGGGATGCCGGCGTCCCAGGCGCTGTCGGTCAGCTCCTGCCACACGGCCAGCGTGTGCGCGGCCGCGCCCTCCTCGGACCGCGCGTACCCGCCCAGCCGCAGCGACCGCACCCGCGACCGCCACAGCATCGGCGACAGCGGCACCGCGAGGACGGCCAGAACGGCGAGCCCGATCAGCGCGTACCACCACGGGGGAGTCCCGCCGCCGCCACCGGACGGCGCCGCCGCCGCGGACGGGCTCTCGCACCCGCCCAGCCTGCGCAGGCCCGCCGAGCAGCTCTCCGTCGGGGAGGCCGCCGCCGAGGGCGCCGAAGACGCGTTCCTGGACGGCAGCGCCGGGTCCGGCACCGCCGTGCCCGGCGAGTCCGACTGGGTGTACGACGGCACCGTGCCCCGGGTCGGAGTCGGCTCGAAGCGGGTCCAGCCCACGCCCTCGAAGTACAGCTCGGGCCAGGCGTGCGCGTCCTTCAGGCTCACCGACACCGTGCCGTCCGCCTGCGGGGTGCCCGGCGCGAAACCCACCGCCACGCGGGCCGGGATGCCCAGCGTGCGGGCCATCGCCGCCATGGCGAAGGAGAAGTGCACGCAGAAGCCCTGCTTCTTCCGCAGGAACGCCGCGATCGCGTTCGGGCCCCGGCCGACCTCCACCTGGGTGTCGTAGGTGAA
Coding sequences within it:
- a CDS encoding methyltransferase encodes the protein MSDPMRPPVSPQHPQAASLRSDPSRSRASLRTAVVWEVLQDALDRRVKSTGRESLDVLDTGGGSGNFAVPVARLGHRVTVVDPSPNALFALERRAAEAGVADRVKGVQGDAHGLFDVVERGGYDVVLFHGVLEYVDDPAEGIRNAVAALREEGVLSLLAAGLGGAVLARALAGHFTEAKQALHDPEGRWGSGDPMPRRFTADQLIALVEGAGLTVGAVHGVRVFADLVPGVLVDTEPSALEALLKLEAAAAALPAFQSVATQLHVLGETGGGA
- a CDS encoding DUF3040 domain-containing protein, producing the protein MPLSDHEQRMLEQMERALYAEDPKFATALEGNGLRTYTRRRVYQAVAGFLVGIALLMAGMVAQQIWISVVGFLVMLGCAVLAVTGWRKAPKPGEQPAAGAPRRQVRPKRSMMDRIEERWQRRRDEQQGR